In Synechocystis sp. PCC 6714, the following are encoded in one genomic region:
- the ppc gene encoding phosphoenolpyruvate carboxylase, with product MNLAVPAFGLSTHWSGNGNGSNSEEESVLYQRLKMVEELWERVLQSECGQELVDLLTELRLQGTHEAIASEISEEVIMGITQRIEHLELNDAIRAARAFALYFQLINIVEQHYEQNEQQRNRWEASQETNFYEQAGNEDELVPPSRLGASAEPLPVGIDQNELQASVGTFHWLMKELKRLNVPPQHIQNLLDHLDIRLVITAHPTEIVRHTIRRKQRRVDRILRKLDQLQGSVTSRDWLNTWDAKTAIAQLTEEIRFWWRTDELHQFKPTVLDEVDYSLHYFDEVLFDAVPELSKRLGQAIKETFPHLRAPRANFCYFGSWVGGDRDGNPSVTPEVTWQTACYQRGLVLGKYLFSLGELVAILSPSLHWCKVSQELLDSLERDRIQLPEVYEELSLRYRQEPYRMKLAYVTQRLENTLRRNNRLANPEERQTMISMPAENHYRTGEELLEELRMIQRNLTETGLTCLELENLITQLEVYGFNLAQLDFRQESSRHAEAIAEIAEYMGVLTSPYEEMSEEDKLAWLGVELQTRRPLIPQEMPFSERTRETIETLRTLRHLQMEFGVDICQTYIISMTNDASDVLEVLLLTKEAGLYDPATASNSLRIVPLFETVEDLKNAPGIMDSLFSLPFYRATLAGSYDSLKELQSQPPDYYQIPTTKAQLNPGNLQEIMVGYSDSNKDSGFLSSNWEIHKAQKALQAVAQNHRVILRLFHGRGGSVGRGGGPAYKAILAQPAGTVDGRIKITEQGEVLASKYSLPELALYNLETLTTAVIQASLLKSSFDFIEPWNRIMEELACTARQAYRSLIYEEPDFLDFFLTVTPIPEISELQISSRPARRKGGKADLSSLRAIPWVFSWTQTRFLLPAWYGVGTALKSFVDQDPVKNMKLLRYFYFKWPFFNMVISKVEMTLSKVDLTIASHYVQELSKPEDRERFDRLFQQIKQEYQLTRDFAMEITAHPHLLDGDRSLQRSVLLRNRTIVPLGLLQISLLKRLRQVTQEAETSGVRYRRYSKEELLRGALLTINGIAAGMRNTG from the coding sequence ATGAACTTGGCAGTTCCTGCATTCGGTCTTTCCACTCACTGGTCTGGTAATGGCAATGGTTCCAACTCTGAAGAAGAGTCGGTGCTTTACCAGCGGTTAAAGATGGTGGAAGAATTGTGGGAAAGGGTGCTCCAGAGTGAGTGTGGCCAGGAGTTGGTGGATTTACTGACGGAATTACGGCTCCAGGGTACCCATGAGGCGATCGCCAGTGAAATTTCCGAAGAGGTAATCATGGGCATTACCCAGCGGATTGAGCATTTGGAACTCAATGATGCCATCCGAGCGGCCCGGGCCTTTGCCCTATATTTCCAGTTGATCAACATTGTTGAACAGCATTACGAACAAAACGAGCAACAAAGGAATCGTTGGGAAGCTTCCCAGGAAACTAATTTTTATGAGCAGGCTGGTAACGAAGATGAACTGGTGCCCCCATCCCGTTTAGGGGCCTCGGCGGAACCCCTGCCGGTGGGCATTGACCAGAATGAGTTGCAAGCTTCTGTGGGCACGTTCCATTGGTTAATGAAAGAACTCAAGCGCCTCAATGTCCCCCCCCAGCATATTCAAAATTTATTGGATCATCTCGATATTCGCCTTGTAATCACAGCCCATCCCACGGAAATTGTCCGCCATACCATTCGACGCAAACAACGACGGGTGGATCGTATTCTGCGTAAGTTGGACCAATTGCAAGGTTCGGTAACTAGTCGGGACTGGCTTAACACCTGGGATGCAAAAACGGCAATCGCCCAATTGACCGAAGAAATTCGCTTTTGGTGGCGCACGGACGAGCTACATCAGTTTAAACCCACCGTATTGGATGAAGTGGACTATTCTCTGCACTATTTCGATGAGGTGCTGTTCGATGCGGTGCCGGAACTGTCCAAACGTCTAGGGCAGGCCATTAAGGAAACCTTTCCCCATCTGCGGGCTCCCCGGGCCAATTTTTGCTATTTCGGTTCTTGGGTGGGTGGCGATCGGGATGGTAACCCTTCGGTGACCCCGGAGGTGACCTGGCAAACAGCTTGCTATCAGCGGGGCTTAGTGCTGGGGAAATATCTATTTAGTTTGGGGGAACTGGTGGCCATTCTCAGCCCTTCCCTGCACTGGTGCAAAGTCTCCCAGGAATTGTTGGACTCTTTGGAGCGGGATCGCATACAACTGCCAGAGGTTTATGAAGAATTGTCCCTCCGTTACCGTCAGGAACCCTATCGCATGAAACTGGCCTATGTTACCCAGCGGCTGGAAAATACCCTGCGGCGCAATAACCGTTTGGCTAACCCCGAAGAGCGGCAAACCATGATTTCTATGCCAGCGGAAAACCATTACCGCACTGGCGAAGAATTGCTGGAAGAATTAAGGATGATTCAACGCAATTTAACGGAAACTGGTTTAACCTGCCTGGAGTTGGAAAACCTAATTACCCAATTGGAAGTCTATGGCTTTAACCTGGCCCAATTGGATTTTCGTCAGGAATCCTCCCGCCACGCTGAGGCGATCGCCGAAATTGCCGAATATATGGGAGTGCTGACCAGCCCCTACGAGGAAATGAGCGAAGAAGATAAGTTAGCTTGGCTAGGGGTAGAATTGCAGACCCGTCGCCCTTTAATTCCCCAGGAAATGCCTTTTTCTGAACGGACGAGGGAAACCATTGAAACCCTCCGCACCCTACGTCATCTACAAATGGAATTTGGCGTAGACATTTGTCAGACCTATATCATCAGCATGACCAACGATGCCAGTGACGTGTTGGAAGTGTTACTCCTAACCAAGGAAGCTGGACTGTACGATCCCGCCACCGCCTCCAATTCCCTCCGCATTGTGCCTTTGTTTGAAACAGTGGAGGATCTGAAAAATGCCCCCGGTATTATGGATTCCCTTTTCAGTTTGCCTTTTTACCGGGCTACATTGGCGGGCAGTTACGATTCCCTAAAAGAGTTACAAAGTCAGCCCCCGGATTATTACCAAATTCCCACCACCAAAGCCCAGCTAAATCCCGGTAACCTACAAGAAATTATGGTGGGTTATTCCGACAGCAACAAAGATTCTGGCTTTTTAAGCAGCAACTGGGAAATTCACAAAGCGCAAAAAGCACTCCAGGCGGTGGCCCAAAACCATCGGGTGATTCTGCGGCTGTTCCATGGCCGGGGAGGCTCCGTTGGCCGGGGGGGAGGTCCAGCCTATAAAGCAATTTTGGCTCAGCCAGCGGGCACAGTGGACGGCCGGATCAAAATTACGGAACAGGGGGAAGTGTTGGCGTCCAAATATTCCCTACCGGAATTGGCTTTGTATAACCTAGAAACCCTGACCACAGCAGTGATCCAAGCTAGTTTACTTAAAAGTAGTTTTGATTTTATTGAGCCTTGGAACCGCATTATGGAGGAACTGGCTTGTACCGCCCGCCAAGCCTACCGGAGTTTGATTTACGAAGAACCGGACTTTTTAGATTTCTTCCTGACGGTTACCCCCATTCCCGAAATTAGTGAGTTACAGATCAGTTCCCGCCCTGCTCGCCGTAAGGGAGGTAAAGCCGATCTCAGCAGTTTACGGGCCATTCCCTGGGTATTCAGTTGGACCCAAACCCGATTCCTATTGCCGGCGTGGTATGGGGTAGGTACAGCGTTGAAATCCTTTGTGGATCAAGACCCGGTGAAAAACATGAAATTGTTGCGCTACTTCTACTTCAAATGGCCCTTCTTTAACATGGTGATCTCGAAGGTGGAAATGACCCTGTCCAAAGTGGACCTCACCATTGCCTCCCACTATGTACAGGAGCTATCTAAGCCAGAAGACCGGGAACGGTTCGATCGCCTCTTCCAGCAGATTAAGCAGGAATATCAATTAACCAGAGACTTTGCCATGGAAATTACAGCCCATCCCCACCTCCTCGATGGCGATCGTTCTTTACAACGATCGGTGCTACTGCGAAACCGCACTATTGTTCCCCTTGGTCTGTTACAAATTTCCCTGCTTAAAAGACTGCGGCAAGTGACCCAAGAAGCGGAGACCAGCGGCGTGCGTTACCGTCGTTATTCCAAAGAGGAACTACTGCGGGGAGCCCTATTAACCATTAACGGTATTGCGGCCGGAATGCGTAATACTGGTTGA
- a CDS encoding NfeD family protein yields the protein MSPVYLWILAGTILCLVEVIFPVDFVAVVMGLSAVATAGIALLVPGSFAIQSFCWLGLSVLSIILLRRFLPRPSRKSILQDAVEGQCLTAILPGETGRVLYEGNSWRAECQDPDLAIAADEKVYVVGRSGNTLLVYPTNALQGQSDIQNQSF from the coding sequence ATGTCCCCCGTTTATCTTTGGATTTTAGCAGGCACCATACTCTGCCTTGTGGAAGTAATCTTCCCGGTGGACTTTGTGGCCGTCGTCATGGGGTTGAGTGCAGTGGCTACCGCTGGGATAGCCCTGTTGGTGCCAGGCAGTTTTGCCATCCAGTCTTTCTGTTGGTTGGGTCTGTCGGTGCTGTCGATTATTCTACTACGGCGTTTTCTTCCTCGCCCCAGCCGCAAAAGCATTCTCCAGGATGCGGTGGAAGGACAGTGTCTAACAGCTATTTTGCCCGGGGAAACCGGTCGGGTGCTCTATGAAGGTAACTCCTGGCGGGCTGAATGTCAGGATCCGGATTTGGCGATCGCCGCCGATGAAAAGGTCTATGTGGTAGGACGCAGTGGCAATACGTTACTGGTTTATCCCACCAATGCTCTCCAAGGGCAATCAGATATCCAAAACCAGAGCTTTTGA
- a CDS encoding ATP-dependent 6-phosphofructokinase, translating to MGTKRIGILTSGGDCPGLNAIIRAVVKASAIKGWEVYGIPYGTDGFIEVAHGKYQAKDLLLTKHGYALPGMLKGLDVLQFLSGSVLGSLSKGHPEQPDIAEAILKGYAMLDLEALIVIGGDGSLDIIYDLAKKGNWNIIAIPKTIDNDVPFTDLAVGFSTAVDIVTQALYDLTFTAASHERIIIVQVMGRDAGHLTLHAGIAGGSDIILIPEITPSLTPEVVRGCCYQLMHLRESGRHFALIVISEGVHDRQGKKNKYIADYLAEEIVKTSEHLCDIRDPAFCDLTSLDIRATTLGHLQRSRTPLSFDRLLATVFGIKAVELIEQEIYDQVVIWRSGQVEHADLKPIISIIKQCHQENRCAFPVDKDGFMVKTAKSLGIYLGEM from the coding sequence ATGGGCACAAAACGTATCGGAATTTTGACTAGTGGTGGGGACTGCCCCGGTCTCAACGCTATCATCCGAGCAGTGGTAAAGGCTTCGGCCATCAAGGGATGGGAAGTATATGGCATCCCCTACGGCACTGATGGTTTTATCGAAGTGGCCCACGGAAAATACCAAGCGAAAGACTTACTGTTAACTAAGCATGGCTATGCTTTGCCGGGGATGCTCAAAGGTTTGGACGTATTGCAATTTTTGAGCGGCAGTGTTTTAGGTTCTTTAAGTAAAGGTCACCCGGAACAGCCGGATATTGCTGAGGCGATTCTCAAAGGCTATGCAATGCTTGACCTGGAAGCCTTAATTGTCATTGGTGGTGATGGCAGTTTGGACATTATTTATGATTTGGCAAAAAAAGGAAACTGGAATATTATTGCCATTCCTAAAACCATTGACAATGATGTCCCTTTCACTGATTTGGCAGTGGGATTTAGTACTGCAGTGGATATTGTTACCCAAGCCCTATACGACCTAACTTTTACCGCCGCTAGCCATGAACGGATTATCATTGTCCAGGTGATGGGGAGGGATGCAGGACATTTAACTCTCCATGCGGGCATTGCCGGGGGATCGGACATTATTTTAATTCCCGAAATAACCCCCTCTTTAACTCCAGAAGTTGTCCGGGGTTGCTGTTATCAACTAATGCATTTAAGGGAGTCGGGAAGACATTTTGCTCTGATTGTTATTTCAGAAGGGGTACACGATCGCCAGGGGAAAAAAAATAAGTATATTGCCGACTATCTCGCAGAGGAAATTGTCAAAACCAGTGAACACCTTTGTGACATTAGAGATCCGGCTTTTTGTGACCTGACCAGCTTGGATATTCGAGCCACTACCCTCGGCCATTTACAACGGAGCCGCACGCCTCTGTCATTTGATCGCCTTTTGGCCACGGTGTTTGGCATTAAGGCAGTGGAATTGATCGAACAGGAAATTTATGACCAGGTGGTAATTTGGCGTAGTGGCCAGGTGGAACACGCTGATTTAAAACCGATTATCAGCATTATTAAGCAGTGTCACCAAGAAAATCGCTGTGCTTTTCCGGTGGATAAAGATGGCTTTATGGTTAAAACGGCCAAATCTTTGGGCATCTATTTGGGGGAAATGTAA
- a CDS encoding dihydroorotate dehydrogenase-like protein yields the protein MDLTTQYLGLNLKSPLVVGSCAPLTEDLDNLKKMEDSGAAAIVLHSFFEEQLRQERLEMHYYLTHGTNSFAEALTYFPEPQVFHVGSDEYLNHIRMAKESLNIPIIGSLNGSTLGGWLDYSQQIEQAGADAIELNIYYVPTDLDVPGAEVEKNYIDIVKTVKAEVNIPVSVKIAPFFSNMAYMAKKFADNGADGLVLFNRFYQPDFDLESLEVYPHILLSTPQSMRLPLHWLAILYGRVDCDLAATSGVLHTVDLVKVLMAGAKISQLVSALLRHGVGYLQTLQDSLSLWMEEHGYESVRQMQGSMSQLNCPDPTAFERVQYVKALQTYAPIWKALDPVEPVS from the coding sequence ATGGATCTCACTACCCAATACCTCGGCTTAAACTTAAAATCTCCCCTAGTGGTTGGCTCCTGTGCCCCATTGACAGAGGATTTGGACAATCTTAAAAAAATGGAAGATAGCGGTGCGGCGGCGATTGTTTTGCACTCTTTCTTTGAAGAGCAATTGCGCCAAGAACGACTAGAAATGCACTACTATCTTACCCATGGCACCAATAGTTTTGCAGAAGCCTTAACTTATTTTCCTGAACCCCAAGTTTTCCATGTGGGCTCCGATGAGTACCTTAACCATATCCGTATGGCCAAGGAAAGTTTAAATATTCCCATTATTGGCAGTTTAAATGGCTCTACTTTGGGAGGGTGGTTAGATTACTCCCAACAAATTGAACAGGCTGGTGCTGATGCCATAGAACTGAATATTTACTATGTACCCACAGACTTAGACGTGCCAGGGGCGGAAGTGGAAAAAAATTACATTGACATTGTCAAAACTGTCAAAGCAGAAGTTAATATCCCGGTCTCAGTTAAGATTGCTCCCTTCTTTAGCAATATGGCCTATATGGCTAAAAAATTTGCTGATAATGGAGCTGACGGATTAGTTTTATTCAATCGTTTCTACCAGCCTGATTTTGACCTGGAGAGCTTAGAAGTCTATCCCCATATTTTGCTTAGTACTCCCCAAAGTATGCGCTTACCTCTGCATTGGTTAGCCATTTTATATGGTCGGGTAGACTGTGATTTGGCCGCCACCAGTGGGGTTTTGCATACGGTGGATTTAGTCAAAGTATTAATGGCTGGGGCAAAAATTAGCCAATTGGTTAGCGCCCTATTGCGTCATGGCGTTGGTTATCTCCAAACTCTACAAGATAGTTTAAGTCTCTGGATGGAGGAGCATGGCTATGAATCTGTTCGGCAAATGCAAGGCAGTATGAGCCAACTGAACTGCCCCGATCCCACTGCTTTTGAAAGGGTGCAGTATGTCAAAGCTTTACAGACCTATGCTCCCATTTGGAAAGCCCTTGATCCCGTTGAACCCGTCAGTTAA
- a CDS encoding DUF29 domain-containing protein has protein sequence MQLDNPSLYDQDFDLWLRTMANLLKENRLDELDYENLAEEIQSLTHREQDILEENLEIILIHLLKWKYQPETWSNSWRIMIDQSRKKIYQCLLQSPSLQQYLHDVLDECYKHARRMVAIETGASLEIFPETNPFAEDEILDRTFLPDGFFPQYYEDYN, from the coding sequence ATGCAATTAGATAATCCCAGTCTTTATGATCAAGACTTTGATCTGTGGTTAAGAACCATGGCTAACCTTTTGAAAGAAAACAGATTAGACGAACTTGATTATGAAAATCTTGCTGAGGAAATCCAATCTTTAACTCATAGAGAACAGGATATTTTAGAAGAGAATTTAGAGATTATTTTAATCCATCTTCTTAAATGGAAATATCAGCCAGAAACCTGGTCAAATAGCTGGAGAATAATGATTGACCAAAGTAGAAAGAAAATTTATCAATGTCTTTTGCAAAGTCCTAGTTTACAGCAATATCTTCATGATGTTTTAGATGAATGCTACAAGCACGCTCGTAGGATGGTTGCCATCGAAACTGGGGCTAGTTTAGAAATATTTCCAGAAACCAATCCCTTTGCAGAAGATGAAATTCTTGATCGTACTTTTCTACCCGATGGCTTCTTTCCCCAATATTACGAAGATTACAATTAA
- a CDS encoding DUF29 domain-containing protein: protein MRNLYYQDRCLWAKTMAMFLQERQLDQLDCENLIKEIENMSGREKSSLESNLEILLIHLLKWKYQPNKRTNSWYRSIVEHRKRIHKAFRTSPSLKRHFEEVLTDVYQDSRKMASVETMLDIQIFPLDNPFSREQILNPDFPPQ from the coding sequence ATGAGAAATCTTTATTATCAAGACCGCTGTTTATGGGCAAAAACCATGGCTATGTTCCTCCAAGAACGTCAGTTAGATCAACTGGACTGTGAAAATCTGATTAAAGAAATTGAAAACATGAGTGGTCGGGAAAAAAGCTCTCTTGAAAGTAACCTCGAAATTCTCTTAATTCATTTACTTAAATGGAAGTACCAACCTAATAAAAGGACAAATAGTTGGTATCGGTCTATTGTTGAACATCGTAAAAGAATCCATAAAGCTTTTCGTACAAGCCCCAGTCTAAAAAGGCATTTCGAGGAGGTTCTAACCGATGTATATCAGGATTCCCGTAAGATGGCTTCCGTAGAAACGATGTTGGATATACAAATTTTTCCTTTAGACAACCCCTTTAGTAGGGAGCAAATTCTGAATCCTGACTTTCCACCTCAATAA